From the genome of Bradyrhizobium elkanii USDA 76, one region includes:
- the nodU gene encoding nodulation protein NodU, whose protein sequence is MRICGIKLTHDGAIALVEDGRLVFCIEQEKRGNNPRYLHIGNLDDIVVALAAQGLGPKDIDEYVIDGWPGDPRTRFDVVSSNKPVTLKAAPYLEPYASGLLAACESSGLMLGREVLSYRSYPHVTGHLASAYCTSPFAQTGKPAVCLVWDGGIPPRLYHVERHEARFVESLFPVIGHAYVLAGHKFGPYKRSNRAGGGDRSIAGKVMAYIALGSFDEAVVAVFQELYEERVAADDRLGRNYRGEVASIDYALAAWHDLLEVSIARLGNHAPENVLASFHCFLERMLVREMTAALQRHSHLPGIRNLCIAGGCGLNIKWNTTLRASGLFDAVWVPPFPNDSGSAIGAACSALATDRGFVPLEWSVYSGPALQRADVPSEWEASPCSMQELATILADNHPVVFLDGRAELGPRALGGRSILAAATSAGMKNHLNGIKCREHFRPVAPICLEDRAPEFFSPGTPDRYMLFEHQTLAELRNRIPAVVHLDGSARLQTVPRDSRHAIARLLVEYERLTGLPLLCNTSANHHGCGFFPDVAAACRWGRVGHIWSEGLLWTRARASETRHSG, encoded by the coding sequence ATGCGCATCTGCGGTATCAAATTGACACATGATGGAGCAATCGCCCTCGTCGAGGACGGGCGTCTTGTCTTCTGTATTGAGCAGGAAAAGCGCGGTAACAATCCGCGCTACCTGCACATTGGCAATCTGGATGACATTGTCGTCGCCCTGGCCGCGCAGGGTCTGGGTCCGAAGGACATCGATGAGTACGTCATCGACGGTTGGCCCGGTGACCCACGGACGCGGTTCGATGTCGTCAGCAGTAACAAGCCTGTCACTCTCAAGGCGGCGCCCTATCTTGAGCCGTACGCCAGCGGTCTGCTGGCTGCGTGCGAAAGTTCGGGCCTCATGCTCGGTCGCGAAGTCCTGTCTTACAGGAGCTACCCGCATGTGACAGGGCATCTTGCGTCGGCCTACTGCACCAGCCCGTTTGCGCAGACAGGAAAACCCGCTGTCTGTCTTGTGTGGGACGGCGGTATACCTCCGCGTCTTTATCATGTAGAGCGCCACGAGGCCCGTTTTGTTGAATCGCTGTTTCCGGTGATCGGGCATGCCTATGTACTGGCTGGCCACAAGTTCGGGCCCTACAAAAGATCGAACCGCGCCGGAGGCGGAGACCGCAGCATTGCCGGCAAGGTGATGGCCTATATCGCGCTCGGGTCTTTTGATGAAGCGGTCGTGGCGGTATTTCAGGAGCTTTACGAGGAGCGTGTTGCGGCGGACGACAGGCTCGGTCGCAATTACCGCGGAGAGGTCGCAAGCATAGATTACGCGCTTGCAGCGTGGCACGACCTCCTCGAGGTCAGCATCGCAAGACTGGGGAATCACGCGCCTGAAAATGTGCTTGCGTCTTTTCATTGTTTTCTCGAGCGTATGCTCGTCCGGGAAATGACGGCTGCCTTGCAGCGCCATTCGCACCTGCCAGGGATCCGAAATCTTTGTATTGCCGGCGGTTGCGGTCTCAACATCAAATGGAATACGACGCTGCGTGCGTCAGGCCTGTTCGATGCTGTCTGGGTGCCGCCGTTTCCCAACGACAGCGGCTCGGCAATCGGTGCTGCCTGCTCCGCCCTGGCAACAGACAGGGGTTTCGTGCCGCTCGAGTGGTCCGTCTATAGCGGTCCGGCCCTGCAGCGCGCCGATGTACCAAGCGAATGGGAGGCGTCGCCCTGCAGCATGCAGGAACTTGCCACTATCCTGGCCGACAACCACCCTGTGGTCTTCCTTGACGGTCGAGCCGAGCTCGGACCGAGAGCTCTGGGGGGCAGGAGCATTCTTGCTGCCGCGACCTCAGCAGGGATGAAGAACCATCTCAACGGGATCAAATGCCGGGAGCATTTCCGACCCGTGGCGCCGATTTGCCTCGAGGATCGGGCACCGGAATTTTTCAGCCCCGGAACGCCGGACCGCTACATGCTTTTCGAGCACCAGACGCTGGCTGAACTGCGAAACAGGATTCCTGCCGTGGTGCACCTCGACGGGTCCGCGCGATTGCAGACAGTGCCCCGTGACTCCCGGCACGCGATCGCCCGGCTTCTCGTCGAGTATGAAAGGCTTACGGGACTTCCGCTGCTCTGCAATACGAGCGCCAATCACCATGGATGCGGCTTCTTTCCCGACGTTGCAGCTGCCTGCCGGTGGGGACGTGTCGGACACATATGGAGCGAGGGCCTGCTCTGGACCAGAGCTCGGGCGAGCGAAACGCGCCATTCCGGGTAG
- a CDS encoding class I SAM-dependent methyltransferase codes for MFAASEIFSGAAPYYARHAVPYPEDVFRSLIRLCRLTTSTRVLDLGAGTGQIGLPLAQSVGNVFSVDPSSEMVEEGRRMASTRGVNNLDFLVSTSENLQLPASSFDLATIALSFHWMDRAATLAKLSQIVKPDGCVAIIDRVREHSEPGEWYNAMVNDITDFWGGSLPAGPGGVRPRLTGSHREVLGASDFNEITELRHDYQYHWIIDDLLGWLSSTAMGAPGTLGPRREGFLTRVRQLLLSHSPSGSFMDRGHITTLIGYRSRSKSL; via the coding sequence ATGTTTGCAGCGAGTGAGATATTCAGTGGTGCTGCGCCCTACTACGCGCGGCACGCCGTACCTTATCCGGAGGATGTCTTCAGATCGTTGATCCGGCTTTGCCGCCTCACCACGAGTACTCGTGTACTCGATCTTGGTGCCGGCACGGGACAGATCGGCCTTCCCCTGGCGCAATCCGTAGGGAACGTGTTTTCCGTCGATCCAAGCAGCGAAATGGTCGAGGAAGGGAGGCGAATGGCAAGCACCCGTGGAGTCAACAATCTGGACTTCCTCGTGTCGACGTCCGAGAACCTGCAATTGCCCGCCTCATCATTTGACCTCGCAACCATTGCCCTCTCCTTCCACTGGATGGATCGGGCCGCGACACTGGCAAAGCTGTCACAAATCGTGAAACCTGATGGATGCGTCGCGATCATCGATCGCGTGCGGGAGCATTCCGAACCTGGAGAATGGTACAATGCAATGGTGAACGACATTACCGACTTCTGGGGCGGCAGCCTGCCCGCCGGTCCCGGAGGCGTACGGCCAAGGCTGACAGGATCGCATCGGGAAGTCCTTGGCGCTTCCGATTTCAACGAAATCACGGAACTTCGTCACGACTACCAGTATCACTGGATCATTGATGACCTTCTTGGCTGGCTGTCCTCGACCGCAATGGGTGCACCAGGCACTTTGGGCCCCCGTCGCGAAGGGTTTTTGACGCGCGTCCGTCAGCTTTTGCTGTCGCACTCGCCGTCGGGCTCTTTTATGGACCGCGGTCACATCACGACCTTGATCGGATACCGATCCCGAAGCAAAAGCCTTTGA
- a CDS encoding LLM class flavin-dependent oxidoreductase has translation MPNRGDMKLGLFLNQAGYHEGAWRDPDVPANGGINIDHYASLARLAEDAAFHFIFLADTPSVMEPDPAAIARAGRNDGFEPITLLSSLSSRTTSIGLVATATTTYQQPYHLARMLASLDHMSGGRAAWNVVTSGHKFEAGNFGQEELPDHDARYARAREFVQVVRGLWDTWEDDAFIRNKKTGIFVDTTKLHPLNYRGQFLSVRGPLNVARPPQGHPVLVQAGASDAGMSFAAEFAEVVFTAQPFLEGGKRFYATIRKKAHALGREEDEVLIMPGLVPIVGRTRQEASGILRRLQDYTHIDARIGLADRVLGSVADLRAIDLDARVPAALPQTNLVQSRQKLLLEVAARQNMTWRQLIDFISDSKGHLMIVGTPDEIADVMIEFLDQGAADGFNVMPATVPGGLKDFIGLVVPELRRRGRFRSAYCGQTLRENIGLKRPPNGFLRAGGSGRP, from the coding sequence ATGCCAAACAGGGGCGACATGAAGCTGGGGCTGTTTCTCAACCAGGCGGGATATCACGAAGGCGCCTGGCGGGATCCGGACGTACCCGCAAATGGCGGAATCAATATCGATCATTATGCATCTCTGGCACGGCTCGCCGAAGATGCCGCATTTCACTTCATCTTCCTGGCCGATACGCCAAGCGTAATGGAACCAGATCCGGCGGCAATAGCTCGTGCGGGCCGGAACGACGGCTTCGAGCCAATCACACTTCTGTCGTCGCTCTCGTCAAGAACCACAAGCATCGGCCTTGTTGCGACCGCGACAACGACTTACCAGCAGCCTTATCATCTCGCACGCATGCTCGCCTCGCTCGACCACATGTCAGGCGGCCGCGCGGCATGGAACGTTGTTACCTCGGGTCATAAGTTCGAGGCCGGCAATTTCGGCCAGGAGGAGCTGCCGGATCACGACGCCCGCTATGCGCGCGCGAGAGAGTTCGTCCAGGTCGTCAGAGGACTTTGGGATACATGGGAAGATGATGCTTTCATTCGCAACAAGAAGACGGGCATTTTCGTTGATACGACCAAGCTGCACCCGTTGAATTACCGCGGGCAATTTCTGTCAGTCAGAGGTCCATTGAACGTCGCAAGGCCGCCGCAGGGGCATCCCGTGCTGGTCCAGGCCGGCGCATCGGACGCCGGTATGTCGTTCGCTGCAGAATTCGCCGAGGTCGTATTTACCGCCCAGCCGTTTCTGGAGGGTGGCAAGAGGTTCTACGCAACGATCAGAAAGAAAGCGCACGCCCTCGGGCGGGAAGAGGACGAGGTGCTGATCATGCCGGGCCTTGTCCCGATCGTCGGGAGAACGAGGCAGGAGGCCTCCGGGATCCTCCGAAGACTGCAAGATTATACGCACATCGATGCCCGGATTGGATTGGCAGATCGCGTGCTGGGCTCCGTTGCGGATCTGCGCGCGATCGATCTTGACGCCAGGGTCCCCGCGGCCCTGCCGCAGACAAATCTCGTCCAGAGTCGACAGAAACTGCTCCTCGAGGTGGCGGCAAGGCAGAACATGACCTGGCGACAGCTGATCGACTTCATATCGGACAGCAAAGGCCACCTGATGATCGTGGGGACACCGGACGAAATCGCAGATGTCATGATAGAGTTCCTTGATCAGGGTGCAGCCGATGGCTTCAACGTAATGCCGGCGACCGTTCCCGGCGGACTCAAGGACTTTATCGGGCTTGTGGTCCCCGAATTGCGCAGACGGGGACGATTCAGATCCGCGTACTGCGGACAAACCCTGAGAGAGAACATCGGTTTGAAGCGGCCGCCCAACGGGTTCTTGCGCGCAGGCGGAAGCGGACGCCCATGA